One region of Anaeromyxobacter paludicola genomic DNA includes:
- a CDS encoding VirB4 family type IV secretion/conjugal transfer ATPase yields the protein MGGLATDRVRGAERPVFDFLPYSHHVTPTILATRGGEYLSTWALAGRAHEAASAEERASWVADLNNAWRGLAEPGVAFWSHLVRRRADDYEPSAFDNSFCRNLDRAYAASLRGSKFMLNELYLTPVLRTVGDEVLEALGRREKESVEAKLRRQQDGIARLDDVNRALGVTLRRYGAELLGTYEGAEGKVFSAPLEFLARLVNGERLPMPVCRGRFGDYMVVNRPLFGWHGEVGELRLPDRVRRFGMLEVFEYDGRGTLAGDLDCLLRADFELVLSQSFTALSKQAAKGFLERHKQRLLDAKDVAKSQIAEIDRALDQLMSGEFVLGEHHATLLAFGESVEEVRGHLAWARSEFLDRGIVAKPLDLALEAGFWAQLPGNFRWRPRPMAVTSENFLCFSPFHNFMSGKAKGNPWGPAVTVLRTASGTPLHFNFHASPPGEDSEGKRLLGNTLILGQSSAGKTVLLSFLLAQVQKFRPTVVAFDKDRGLEIAVRAMGGRYLPLRSGEPTGWNPFQLEPTSANLLFLKELVKALARAGGAELTHRDEEEIDSAVNTTMTLIDRRDRRLSVLLQSLPDPASGEGAHPSVASRLRRWCAGGEYGWVFDNEEDLLDLSSHRVYGFDITELLDAADARGPMMKYLLYRTEAMLDGRRFIYVFDEWWRALSAEDFAELTKNKGKTIRKQDGFLILCTQEPDDALQSPVGKSVLQQCATLLLLRNPSATREDYVEGLKLTPAEYELVRTLPEASRRFLVKQGESSAVAELDLSGMEGALAVLSGTPDRARLAAELTREVGDVPEKWLPRFWERVGVAAEPLEEAS from the coding sequence ATGGGCGGGCTAGCCACTGACCGCGTGCGCGGGGCGGAGCGGCCGGTCTTCGACTTCCTGCCGTACTCGCACCACGTCACGCCGACCATCCTCGCGACGCGCGGCGGCGAGTACCTCTCCACCTGGGCGCTCGCGGGGCGGGCGCATGAAGCCGCCTCGGCCGAGGAGCGCGCCTCCTGGGTGGCGGATCTCAACAACGCCTGGCGCGGGCTCGCGGAGCCGGGCGTCGCCTTCTGGTCGCACCTCGTCCGCCGGCGGGCGGACGACTACGAGCCGAGCGCCTTCGACAACTCGTTCTGCCGGAACCTCGACCGGGCCTACGCGGCGAGCCTGCGCGGCTCGAAGTTCATGCTGAACGAGCTTTACCTCACGCCCGTGCTTCGGACCGTGGGGGACGAGGTGCTCGAAGCCCTCGGGCGGCGCGAGAAGGAGAGCGTCGAGGCGAAGCTCCGGCGCCAGCAGGACGGCATCGCCCGGCTCGACGACGTGAACCGCGCCCTCGGCGTCACCCTGCGCCGCTATGGCGCCGAGCTCCTCGGCACCTACGAGGGCGCGGAAGGAAAGGTCTTCTCGGCGCCGCTCGAGTTCCTCGCCCGGCTCGTGAACGGGGAGCGGCTCCCGATGCCGGTCTGCCGAGGGCGCTTCGGGGACTACATGGTCGTGAACCGGCCGCTCTTCGGCTGGCACGGGGAGGTGGGCGAGCTCCGGCTCCCAGACCGCGTACGCCGGTTCGGGATGCTGGAGGTGTTCGAGTACGACGGCCGGGGCACCCTCGCCGGTGACCTCGACTGCCTGCTCCGTGCCGACTTCGAGCTGGTGCTCTCCCAGAGCTTCACCGCGCTCTCGAAGCAGGCTGCGAAGGGATTCCTGGAGCGTCACAAGCAGCGACTCCTCGACGCGAAGGACGTCGCCAAGAGCCAGATCGCCGAGATCGACCGCGCCCTCGACCAGCTCATGTCGGGCGAGTTCGTCCTCGGCGAGCACCACGCCACGCTCCTCGCCTTCGGGGAGAGCGTGGAGGAGGTGCGCGGGCACCTCGCCTGGGCACGGTCCGAGTTCCTGGACCGGGGAATCGTGGCGAAGCCGCTGGACCTCGCGCTCGAGGCGGGCTTCTGGGCGCAGCTCCCGGGGAACTTCCGCTGGCGGCCCAGGCCGATGGCGGTGACCTCCGAGAACTTCCTCTGCTTCTCGCCCTTCCACAACTTCATGAGCGGGAAGGCGAAAGGGAACCCGTGGGGGCCGGCGGTCACGGTGCTCCGCACCGCGAGCGGGACGCCGCTCCATTTCAACTTCCACGCTTCGCCGCCGGGCGAGGACTCCGAGGGCAAGCGGCTCCTCGGGAACACGCTCATCCTCGGCCAGTCCAGTGCCGGGAAGACCGTGCTCCTCAGCTTCCTCCTCGCCCAGGTCCAGAAGTTCCGGCCCACGGTGGTCGCCTTCGACAAGGACCGGGGGCTCGAGATCGCGGTGCGCGCCATGGGCGGCCGCTACCTCCCGCTCCGGAGCGGCGAGCCGACAGGGTGGAATCCGTTCCAGCTCGAGCCCACGAGCGCGAACCTCCTCTTCCTGAAGGAGCTCGTGAAGGCGCTCGCGCGCGCGGGAGGAGCCGAGCTCACGCACCGGGACGAGGAGGAGATCGACAGCGCGGTCAACACCACCATGACGCTCATCGACCGGCGCGACCGCCGCCTCTCGGTCCTCCTGCAGTCGCTCCCGGACCCGGCCAGCGGAGAGGGGGCGCACCCGAGCGTCGCCTCGCGGCTCCGGCGCTGGTGTGCGGGTGGCGAGTACGGCTGGGTCTTCGACAACGAGGAGGACCTGCTCGACCTCTCCTCTCACCGGGTCTACGGCTTCGACATCACCGAGCTCCTCGACGCCGCCGACGCGCGCGGGCCGATGATGAAGTACCTCCTCTACCGCACCGAGGCGATGCTCGACGGGCGGCGCTTCATCTACGTCTTCGACGAGTGGTGGCGGGCGCTCTCGGCGGAGGACTTCGCCGAGCTCACGAAGAACAAGGGGAAGACCATCCGCAAGCAGGACGGCTTCCTCATCCTCTGCACCCAGGAGCCCGACGACGCGCTCCAGAGCCCGGTCGGCAAGTCGGTGCTCCAGCAGTGCGCGACCCTGCTCCTCCTTCGAAACCCGAGCGCGACGCGCGAGGACTACGTCGAGGGGCTAAAGCTCACGCCGGCCGAGTACGAGCTCGTGCGGACGCTTCCGGAGGCGAGCCGCCGGTTCCTGGTGAAGCAGGGCGAGAGCTCCGCCGTCGCCGAGCTCGATCTCTCGGGTATGGAGGGCGCGCTGGCGGTGCTCTCGGGCACGCCCGACCGGGCCCGGCTTGCGGCCGAGCTCACCCGGGAGGTTGGAGACGTGCCCGAGAAGTGGCTCCCCCGGTTCTGGGAGCGGGTCGGCGTCGCTGCCGAGCCGCTCGAGGAGGCTTCATGA
- a CDS encoding type IV secretion system protein VirB3 has product MTARFPLFKGATRVPTVAGVPLVPAVILVVTVASATVLLGVGWLALLIPGWLLMAQVTRTDDRAFRILWLCALTKLRNRLRLLMGAGLRDPWGASTYALTEGGLRSWQGKESRWAG; this is encoded by the coding sequence ATGACTGCGCGCTTTCCGCTCTTCAAGGGCGCCACCCGCGTGCCGACCGTCGCCGGGGTGCCGCTCGTCCCGGCGGTGATCCTGGTCGTCACGGTGGCGAGCGCCACCGTGCTCCTCGGGGTGGGCTGGCTCGCCCTGCTTATCCCCGGGTGGCTCCTCATGGCGCAGGTCACGCGCACCGACGACCGCGCCTTCCGGATCCTCTGGCTCTGTGCGCTCACGAAGCTCAGGAACCGGCTCCGCCTGCTTATGGGCGCCGGCCTCCGGGATCCGTGGGGTGCCTCCACCTACGCCCTGACCGAGGGCGGGCTGCGCAGCTGGCAGGGGAAGGAGAGTCGATGGGCGGGCTAG
- a CDS encoding TrbC/VirB2 family protein — MKQLSFVVAMTSLAGTVRAEGLSRARSTLQNFQGELMLFIPIVAVVSLIILAVLWGLRVIHFRTLAQWGGGVLMVGCASQLVSMLLS, encoded by the coding sequence GTGAAGCAGCTCTCGTTCGTAGTCGCGATGACGTCCCTCGCCGGCACGGTCCGGGCCGAGGGGCTCTCGCGTGCCCGCTCCACCCTGCAGAACTTCCAGGGCGAGCTGATGCTCTTCATCCCCATCGTCGCGGTGGTCTCGCTCATCATCCTCGCGGTCCTGTGGGGGCTCCGGGTGATCCACTTCCGGACGCTCGCGCAATGGGGCGGCGGCGTCCTCATGGTCGGCTGCGCGAGCCAACTCGTCAGCATGCTCCTCTCGTGA
- a CDS encoding lytic transglycosylase domain-containing protein has translation MASVVALAMSCGLAADLDLLAAIVRVESGGDPLALAVNGGVELVRQPRDRGEASAMARWLAERGYSFDAGLGQVNSANFARLGLDAKSVFEPCTNLRAASAVLEECRGRAERRYGPGERARAAALSCYNTGHFTRGLANGYVASVRAALAQKALPPAVRSARRERARPLPAAPKSDPSHDAFQFALADAFGEAKPRR, from the coding sequence ATGGCGAGCGTAGTCGCGCTCGCCATGTCCTGCGGCCTCGCCGCGGACCTCGACCTCCTCGCAGCGATAGTGCGGGTGGAGTCCGGCGGGGATCCCCTCGCGCTCGCGGTCAACGGCGGGGTGGAGTTGGTCCGGCAGCCGCGCGACCGCGGCGAGGCGTCCGCCATGGCGCGCTGGCTCGCGGAGCGCGGCTACAGCTTCGACGCCGGGCTCGGTCAGGTGAACAGCGCGAACTTCGCCCGGCTCGGGCTCGACGCGAAGAGTGTCTTCGAGCCCTGCACGAACCTGCGCGCCGCGAGCGCGGTGCTCGAGGAGTGTCGCGGGCGGGCCGAGCGCCGGTACGGCCCCGGCGAGCGCGCCAGGGCGGCGGCGCTCTCCTGCTACAACACCGGCCACTTCACACGCGGCCTCGCAAACGGCTACGTCGCGTCGGTGCGTGCTGCGCTGGCGCAGAAAGCGCTGCCACCGGCCGTGCGCAGCGCTCGGCGCGAGCGCGCGCGGCCGCTGCCCGCCGCCCCGAAGTCTGATCCATCCCACGACGCGTTCCAGTTCGCCCTCGCCGACGCCTTCGGCGAGGCGAAGCCCCGCCGCTGA
- a CDS encoding nuclear transport factor 2 family protein, producing the protein MVADSNRELVERFWRAMNSNDWQAAGRLLHDGYVLEWPQSGERVRGRENFAAINANYPAAAAWRFTVNGLMCIAAAMTAPAALGGSRGGWPSAHGDAGST; encoded by the coding sequence ATGGTGGCGGACTCTAATCGCGAACTCGTCGAGCGCTTCTGGCGAGCGATGAACTCGAACGACTGGCAGGCGGCCGGGCGGCTCCTGCACGATGGCTACGTGCTGGAGTGGCCGCAGTCGGGCGAGCGCGTTCGCGGGCGCGAGAACTTCGCGGCGATCAACGCCAACTATCCCGCCGCCGCTGCTTGGCGGTTCACAGTGAACGGCCTCATGTGTATCGCGGCGGCCATGACAGCGCCCGCTGCGCTTGGGGGATCAAGGGGCGGCTGGCCATCAGCTCACGGCGATGCGGGCTCCACGTAA